AATACATTTCTTCCTATGCTGACCATTGGTATCAAAAAAAGAGAGGTGAAAGATACCATAACAATGTGTATCAAACTGCTTGTTTCCTTGTAGTTGGATCTCACACTTTTTGGAATGTTTCAAATTCCACTTGAGCATCCAAATCTGGCTCAATACCAGCAAAAACATCTCATAACAATGTTCTAGCGCCATGCCAAATGTCCAATTGAAAGTATCGTGTATTACTATCTCCCTTCAAGATGAAATCAACTTTGGATCTTTGATAATATTTGATTTCCTATTCTCACAAAAGACATGCAGTATAGAGTTAAACAACATAACACATGTCATGGTTTACTAAAACCACAACACTTATTATGGAACAGAAGTAGTACTTAACACACTACAGGCCATGGCTCAAAGAGCAAATAGTTCAAAAGCTAGATAGGGATCAGATGGACTTTTTTCTGACAAATGATGAATTTTATTAATttaaaatgaagcatcaagtggatacaaacacAATAAACACACACCCGACCGAACTATGCATAGCTAGGATACACACAACCAACATCAACACGCGCACAAATAACACACCGACAAATAGCAGCCGTAGGAGACCAAAGCTAAAAAAAACTCGAAGCGGTGAAAACAGTGATCAACAAGCAATAATAGTTTGAAAGCTAGGGATCAGATGGACTTGCGACCAGATATTTCATATTCCCTGCAGATATGCGCTTGCATGACATCGGCTCAATTCGGGTTCGTTGAATGAAGTTGAATCTGAGCCAGAAAATGCATGGCCGAACGGAGAGACTATTTGTGTACCAGCGCAGCTGTTTTCTGGTGATGAACAATTGACCAGATAGCTACACAAGTCTTAAGATAGTCCAAATAGCATGAGCATCCATGCACAGATGTTGCACTCTCGTGTGTGTCAGTGTGTGTCATCTTCTCCTGAACCATCCCGACACACGCCGACGTGTCCTTTTGGCGCCTGCGTATGCACCTATAATTGGTGCGAGCTAGCCAGATCAAGAAGTATACAGAGTCCTGGCAGAAAGAAAAGGTACACAGAGCCAACACGCCAGCACTAGGTAGCTTCCGCCGGCGGCATGGCGGGGCAGGGACAGCGGTTGAACGTGGTGCCGACGGTCACGGTGATGGGCATGATCAAGGCGCGGCTGGCGGCGGCCACCCGCGGCCACGCGCTGCTCAAGAAGAAGTCGGACGCGCTCACCATGCAGTTCCGAGCCATCCTCAAGCGCATCGTGGCCGCCAAGGAGGCCGTGGGCGACTCCATGcgcggcgcctccctctccctcgccgagGCGCTCTACGTCGCCGGCGGCCCCCTCCGGCATGTCATCCAGCAGTCCGTcaccggcccagcccgcctccgcGTGCGCGCTCACCACGACAACATCGCCGGCGTCCGCCTCCCCTGCTTCGAGCACTTCATGGACGGCGCCGGCGCGAGGGCGCCGTTGCTCGCCGGGCTCGCGGGCGGCGGGCAGCAGGTGTCAGCCTGCCGTGCGGCGCACGTCCGCGCCATCGAGCTGCTGGTGGAGCTGGCGTCGCTGCAGACGTCGTTCCTGACGCTGGACGAGGCGATCAAGACGACCAACCGGCGCGTGAACGCGCTGGAGCACGTAGTGAAGCCGCAGCTGGAGAACACCGTTACCTATATCAGGGGCGAGCTTGACGAGCAGGAGAGAGAGGAGTTCTTCCGTCTTAAGAAGATTCAGGCCGTCAAGCAGCGGGAGCTGGAGCGCCAGATGGAGTCCGCAAAGCTGTACGCCGGGGAGAAGGTCGCTGGCGAGGTCGCACTCAAGCGCGGCGTCTCCCTCGGCACCGCCGCCACCATGCTGGACAATGGAGACGGCCAGAGGGACGAAGACATCATTTTTGGATACACCTGATCCGGAAGCTAGCTACTGTGACGTATCAGTACTAGGAGTATTTTGCATGCAAAAAGTCCGGTAAAAATATATTGAGTTCCTCTCATTTGAAATTCCTTTGAAATTTGCAGAATACtattccctccattcctaaatatttgtctttctagagatttcaacaagtgactacatacgaagtaaaatgagtgaatctacattctaaaatatgtctacatacatccgtatattgtagtccatttgaatgtctagaaagacaaatatttaggaacggagggagtagaagttgCGCGGTTCATGTAGCAACGTTTGTGAAGTCCTACATGTATTGGAAAAGTTGTGGCTACGCCCGGCCACACTGCACGCAACCACCTACAACGTTGGTCATAATCAAAGCCACAAAGTTTacccaaaaaggctttcgccccgctttatatataaagcaaaccgccacagaGCATACAATCAGAGTCAAGTTCACACACCCACCCAAGTCTCACGACAAAGTACATAGGTTCTGcagagggcacagctcaacaagcccagaaaacaaaaaagaaaacagagCACGCCGGACGGAGGAAGCCCCTAGTCTGGatccggcggtggcggtggaggcggcggcgacaggcgaacggccatcgagcggaggtcggcgatgaaggctgAGATGGCGTCGCGGTTcggggggcggctaagcggccgccaaagctgcaagaaacccgaGAGTTTGAAGAGAGCGTCAGTAGCCCGTCGAAGGGGAGTAcgctgaatcacaagcttattgcgaacAGTCCAGAGGGTCCAGGCGAGTACCCCAacctcaagccacctaatgtggcaaGAGGTTGCGGGGGACAACTGGAGTTCAGCAAATAAGTCCGGGAAATTGGTGTGGCACCAATTTCCACCGACCACCTCTCGAAAGCAACTCCAAAGGAACTGGGCAGAGACGCAGGAGAAGAAAATGTGGTTCGAGTCTTCGGGAACACTACAGAGCGGACAGATGCCTGTAcccgggccattgcgcttgcgGACCTCCATCTCGGACGGGGCCCGAccgcgaatccattgccacatgaagatacGAATCTTCAGGGGTACGCGGATGGACCAAACCATCGACAGGGGAAGGGGCGGAGGATGGGGCAATGGCCAAGTAAAGCGACTTGGTGGAGAACTGGCCCGACGGCTCAAGGCGCCAGCGCACCAGGTCAGGTCCACCATCCACCAAAGGCTCATGGAGAGCAACACAGTCAAGCAactcacgccaggcggcggattccgCGGGCCCAAAAGGCCGTCGGAAAGCAAGGCGCCCTAAGTCAAGAAGGGCCCTATCAACAGAGATCATGGGATCGACGGAGATAGAGAAGAGGACGGGGAAGCGGGCTGCAAAGGGAGTGTCCCCGGCCCAGCGATCAAACCAGAAGAACGTCGAGAGTCCGGATCCCACCGAGATGGAGGTCCCTATGCGGAGGACCGGGAGAAGCTGGACAATAGACTACCAGAACTGAGAGCCGCCCGATTTCTGGCAGAAGGCTAGGGGTTGTCCACGCAAGTATTTGTTCCGGATAATGTCAAGCCAGAGGCCACCGTGACCTTGCGAGATGCGCCAAAGCCAACAGGAGAGAAGGGCAATATTCATCCTTTTAGAGCACATAATGTCCAGGCCACCTTGCTCCCTGGGTTTGCAAAAGTCAGGCCAGCTGACCATATTGTACTTCTGCCTGTCATTGTCTCCAGCCCAGTAAAAGCGGGATTGGATATTGGCGATCTCCTTGTGGAGAGACTCgtggaggctgtagaagctcataagAAACAGGAGGAGGCTGGAGAGGGATGAGTTGATGAGAATAGTCCGTGCGGCCTTGGACAGCCACCTCCCCTGCCAGGGCTCGCATCGAGTTTGGAGCTTGGCCACCGAGGGGCGCAAGTCCGCGACGGAGAGCCGCGAATCACTAATGGGCGTCCCCAGGtaggaagtggggaaggagcccAGGCGGCAATTAAGTCTGTTGGCGATGGCCATAGACTCGGAGGGGGAGTATCCCATCACCATAACATCACTCTTGtcaaagttgatcttgaggcccgacatctgttggaagcagagaaggaggaacttgaggttggcGATGTCCACCTCCGAGCCTTTGACCATGATGATAGTGTCGTCAACATATTGGAGGATGGAAATCCCAGAGCCACC
Above is a window of Triticum aestivum cultivar Chinese Spring chromosome 6B, IWGSC CS RefSeq v2.1, whole genome shotgun sequence DNA encoding:
- the LOC123133948 gene encoding V-type proton ATPase subunit D, which gives rise to MAGQGQRLNVVPTVTVMGMIKARLAAATRGHALLKKKSDALTMQFRAILKRIVAAKEAVGDSMRGASLSLAEALYVAGGPLRHVIQQSVTGPARLRVRAHHDNIAGVRLPCFEHFMDGAGARAPLLAGLAGGGQQVSACRAAHVRAIELLVELASLQTSFLTLDEAIKTTNRRVNALEHVVKPQLENTVTYIRGELDEQEREEFFRLKKIQAVKQRELERQMESAKLYAGEKVAGEVALKRGVSLGTAATMLDNGDGQRDEDIIFGYT